Below is a window of Banduia mediterranea DNA.
GGGAGCTTCAAACAGCATCATGGGAGGAAGTATAACCGAAATAAACGAATATTCGAAATATCCGAAACGGGCGCACTCCAGATGCGTCTGGCTCGCCCATGCCCAAAAGGACACCCATTTGCACCCAATCAGGCGCCAGACCGCGCTGGGCCTTGGCTCGTCGGCGGAACAGCGCCTTCATGGACTCCTGCCAACTCATTCGGAAGGAGACCAAGATGGACGTCGTTCACCTCAATCAAAAGCAACTGGCCGCGCGCTGGCATCTCAGCGAGGCCACCCTGGAGCGCTGGCGTAGCGAGGGGCTCGGGCCCAAGCCCAAGTTCCTGAAGCTCTGCGGCCGGGTGATCTACCGCCAGGTCGACATCGAGGCCTACGAGGAATCATGCCTGGCGACCTCGACCAAGACGGTCGCGGCGCAGACCAGTGCCGGCTGAAGGATGTTCCGTCTTGTCGGTATATCTGGCCAAGTACCGACGTTTCGCAACGCGACGCCACTGCGACGACGCTTGCAAGCCAGATTACCGGGGGATTGAAAGTCCGCAGTCCGCAAGCGCGGACCGATCAACCGGTTTTTTGAAAATCAACAACCTACCATCTGGCCGTGCGGGCTATTGCGGGTTCCTGCGGGTTCGTGCGGAGAGATTCGAACTCCTGCGGGGTCTCGGAGCGGACGCAAGTGCCTGGGGTTCATGATGAGCTTCATCCCGCCATCATGAACGGATCGAGGTCAGTTCAGACTCATCTCATGTTGGAAACACGAGCGCCCCTACAGACTCATTTCATATTGGAAGGGGCTAAGGGTGTTGAAGCTCAAAATGTTCTGCTATCATTCGCGCCCCTCGGGGCTCACCGTCCCGGGTTTTTTTCGTTTCGACGGTGGACGTAGCTCAGTTGGTTAGAGTCCCGGATTGTGATTCCGGATGTCGTGGGTTCGAGTCCCATCGTCCACCCCAATTACGCAGACCGCGATCACGCGGCTGTAGCGTTTCGGGCTGCTAGCTCAATGGTAGAGCAGTTGACTCTTAATCAATAGGTTCGGGGTTCGAGTCCCTGGCAGCCCACCAATTAAATCAGGCAGTTAGCAGCATGTGTTGCCGAGAATCACCGAACGGTGAAAAGTCATCGAGTGGCGGGGACGATTTCCCGCTTCCGATCGTAGATATCGGCGGCTCTTTCGGTGCGGTGGCCGGCTGCCTTTCTGCGGTCGCCGTCGAAGTCTGATACCCCCTTGGCCTTGAGGTCGTGGAACGTGAAGCGGCTGGCGATGACGCCCTGTTTCTTGGCGTCGCGCATCAGGCGCTGCCACGCGTTCTGAAACCTGTCCTCGGTGATTCTGAGGAAACTTCGCCGCATCTTCGAGAAGACGCATTCGATCAAGTTGAGCCAAGAGCCATGCTTGGGCGTATGAACGTATTCGAAGCGGCCGGGGCGTGTGGCGAGATAGGCCATGGTCTCTTTCGAGATGTGGGCGGAATGGTTGTCCAGCACGACTCGGATCGTGGCGGGCTCGGGGTAGTGGGCATCCAGACGCTTCAGAAGCGCGATGATTTCACCGTTGTGAAGGTCCAGAGCGGTCAGGACGGACAGCGTGCCGTGGCGGACATACTCGGGGTCACGTCCGATGGAAGCATGCCGACCCGGCACGGGCGGCAGATCGAAAAGGTGGAGCTGCTTCAAGGCGTTCAGGGCGTCGGTCCGCAAACGGTACGGCGCCTGCTGATCGAACTGCCCGAACTGGGAGCCCTGGATCGTCATGGCATTGCCAAATTGGTGGGTCTGGCGCCCTTGAATCGCGATTCGGGCACCCTGCGCGGCAAGCGGGCCATCTGGGGTGGACGCCAAAACGTCCGAAATACCCTGTATAGGCGGCTCCGTCCGCTAGCCGCTTCAATCCACCTCTCAAAGCCTGCTTCGACGGCTTGGTCCAGCGCGGCAAACCTTTCAAGGTCGCCTTGGTCGCAGTCGCCCGAAAACTGCTCGTCATCCTCAACGCCATGCTCCGCGATCGCAGCACTTGGAACCCCAATATCGCGCAAACTCGCTCTTGACAGAACATGGTTGCTACGGCGTCTCGTTATTCCGGGGGCCCGCATTGCGGGAACCCGGAAATCCAAATGACGATTGTGGGGCGGACTAGGCGCCGTCCGGCAATGCCGCGATGGCACGGTTCCGGCCTTGCGATTTGGCCTGGTACAGACAGGCGTCTGCTTGTTTCAGCAGGTCCGCCGGGCTGCGCTCGGGGCCGGGGATTTCGGATGCGACGCCTGCGCTGACCGTGACCACGGACGCCGTGGTGGACAGCTCATGAGGGAGCCCGGCTTCCTGGATGGCACGACACAGGGACGATGCGATCTGCAGTGCATCGCTCAGTGCGATACTCGGCAGCAGGCAGGCGAATTCCTCGCCGCCGAAACGCGTGGCCAGCTCGCGTGGGCGACGCAGCGAGGATTTGAGTGTTGTGGCCACGGCCTGGAGCGTGGCGTCGCCGGCCTGATGTCCGTAGTGATCGTTGTAGGCCTTGAAATGATCGACGTCGATCAGGATCAGGCCAAGCGGCACATTGTGTCTGCGGCCAAAATTCCATTCCTGACTGCAAGCTTCGTCAAAGCGGCGTCGGTTGGGGATTCCCGTCAGGCTGTCCACAAACGCGAGGTCACGCAGCTGGTCGGTCAGCGCCTTGAGTTTCAGTTGCGTCTTGACGCGTGCTTTGACGACCGGGGGACTGATCGGCTTGGAAATGAAGTCCACCGCGCCCACCTCAAGGCCGGCGGCCTCCTCATTCGGTGCGTTCTGGCCAGTGACGAAAATCACGGGGATCGTGCGAGTGGCCGGGCTTGCCTTGAGTCGGCGGCAGACTTCCAGACCGTCCATCCCCGGCATAACCACATCGAGCAAAATCAAGTCCGGCGATTCGCGCTCGCAGACGGCCAGGGCCTGTTGGCCGTCAGTGGCCATGAAGATTTCGAAGTCGTCCTGAAACAGCTGATAGAGAATCTGGATATTGATCGGCTGATCGTCGACCAGCAGCAGGCGTGGGCGCAGGGTGGGCAATTCCGGCTCGTTCGAAGTGGTCATTGGCCGAGCTTCTGTTGAATGTCGCGACACGCTTCGAGTGCGCCGGCGAAGTCCAGGTTTGCCATTGCCTCGCCCAGGCGCCGCCCCGGCTCAGGCGCGATCGCCAAGATATTGGCTTCCAGGGCCTGGGCGGCGCTGATTGCCCGCATGTTGCTTTCTGCCAGTAGCGTCATGAGCGTGTCGAGCTCGGATGCGGAAACCGCTTGTGAAGTCGGTAGCGCCGTTGCCGCGGAGTTGTCGGGCGACGCCAGAGCATCGGCCTGAGTTCGCAGTGCCTGTCGTGCCTCGTTCAAGGCATCCTCCAACTCGCTCAATGTTGATGCAAGGCTTGATAGGTCGTGGTGTTGATTGATGCCGGCCTCCAGCGAGGCGGCGAGCGCGGCCAGGCGCTGAGCGCCGAGTGTTGCCGCCACACCCTTGAGCGCATGCAGGATCTGGGCGGCGCCGACGCCATTCCCCGATTGAACGAGGGCCCGCAGTCGTGAGGGCGTTTCGGCTTGTTGCTCGACGAATGCCCGGCTCTCACGCACGAGCAGATCGCGTCGCCCACCGAGGCGCTCAAGGGCTCGTTTGAAATCGAAGCCGTCCGTGCCGGTATCGGGGACGCATTCCGAAGATTGCGGCGCTTGGGTTGCGGCGCCTGTGGATCCGTGCCAATGGAATCGCAGCACCGAAACCAGATCGTCGATATGGAACGGTTTGCCCACGTGGTCGTTCATGCCAGCGGCAAGACAGTCCGCGCGGTCGGTGGGCAAGGCATTGGCGGTCATGGCGATGATCGGCAAGCGATCCAGCGCCAGTTCCTCGCGGATGCGTCGCGTCGCGCCGTAGCCATCCAGCTCGGGCATCTGGATGTCCATCAGCACCACGTCAATCCTTGCTTCTACCCGACGCAGCACTTCTATGCACTCCAGGCCATTGTTGGCCACGGTGACGATCGCGCCCTCCGATCCCAACAATTCCCGGGCGACCTGCTGGTTGGTGGCATTGTCTTCGGCCAGCAGGATATGCATGCCCCGCAGCCGATGTGTACTCGATACGCCCTGTTCAGTCTCCTGCCAGACGCGTCCCAGGCCCGCGCTTGCGTCCGCGACGGCGTCAAACAGCATGGATGCCGTGATCGGTTTGACGAGCATTCCGTCCAGCGCGGCGCGTTCGTGGCCCAGGCGCTGTGCCAGGGCATCGCGGCCATAGGCCGTCGCCATGATGATCAATGGGGGACCGGCGGCGCCGGCTCGGCGATCGTTGATCCGCTCGCTG
It encodes the following:
- a CDS encoding helix-turn-helix transcriptional regulator, encoding MDVVHLNQKQLAARWHLSEATLERWRSEGLGPKPKFLKLCGRVIYRQVDIEAYEESCLATSTKTVAAQTSAG
- a CDS encoding diguanylate cyclase domain-containing protein — its product is MTTSNEPELPTLRPRLLLVDDQPINIQILYQLFQDDFEIFMATDGQQALAVCERESPDLILLDVVMPGMDGLEVCRRLKASPATRTIPVIFVTGQNAPNEEAAGLEVGAVDFISKPISPPVVKARVKTQLKLKALTDQLRDLAFVDSLTGIPNRRRFDEACSQEWNFGRRHNVPLGLILIDVDHFKAYNDHYGHQAGDATLQAVATTLKSSLRRPRELATRFGGEEFACLLPSIALSDALQIASSLCRAIQEAGLPHELSTTASVVTVSAGVASEIPGPERSPADLLKQADACLYQAKSQGRNRAIAALPDGA